TTTACCCAGATCCCAcacaaattaagatttgaatttgaatttacaaaaatttcacACGGATTAAGATTTGGATTTACCAAAATCTCACGTGGATTAGGATTTGGATTGGAGCCATCTATAAATCAAAGCATAAAAGACATTTGAGAGAAGAACCCACCAGCAACGCATCATCACAAGTATTCATTCCATGTCTTCTCTCTTTTATTGCTTTGATTGTGTCTTAAATTGGTATTCACAATTCACTGAGTAATAATTAGATAGACCATCCAGAGTTGCCCAAATAGAATTAAGTAGAAAgcttttcttttgtaattgaaCAACAATAGTCACACTGCGCGTagctccattccattccattccaactCTCAGTAACGTTTAGAATTTGTTCTCTCCTTTCGATGGGGCCTTCGATGAATCCCTTTTTGATTTGGTGACCTGCAATCTCAAGTTCCGAAAGCAGAAATCCCACTCCTCAAATTACCCTCTGATTTGCACCAATTTGAAATCATCTCCCTGCGATATACAAGTTCCCAAGCCATTTTGCCTTTACTAATTATTGTATCAAGTTCACTATCACTAATAAACAATGATAATATATTAAGCATTTATCCCATTACCTGAAATTAGTTACATAAATTCAAGATATTAATTCTCTCCTTTCGGTCACTAATCTAAGCCTAACTTTTGTGTTGTAGGGTTGATTTTGTTCCTCTAAAATCTTCAAGATCATGCCGGCGACAGCAGGTAGGGTTCGTATGCCAGCAAACAATAGGGTGCACAGTAGTGCAGCCCTCCAGACCCACGGTATATGGCAGAATGCAATTGGTTACGACCCTTATGCCCCCAATAAGGTCAAAGGAAGCAACAAGAACTCCCAAGACAAGTCTTCGAACAAGGGAATGGAAGCTGTGACTGCCTACGCCAGTTTCCAGGGATTGCTGGCACTGGCCCGCATAAATGGTTCCAATGCTAATGAGGCTCGTGGAGCCTGCAAGAAGTGTGGCCGTGTTGGTCATCTCACCTTTCAGTGCCGGAACTTTTTGAGTACTGTTAAGGATGATATTAAGGAGAAAGACCCAGATGCATTTGAGGCTGCAGTTTTGTCTGGGTTGGATAAGGTGAAGGGAAACTGTGGCGAGGCAAAAGGTGGTAGAAATGCATTTGAGAGATTGGAAGAGAAGAGTTCTGAGGAGGAGAAGGATAGTGAAAGTTCAGATTCTGACTGTGATTCAGAAATTGAGAGGGCTATTGCTGAGAAAAATGGAAAGAATGTGAGAAGTGAATTGCGGGATTTAAGACAGAAGAAAGAGGACTTTGATGAGTCACCGGATGAGGATGTTCAGTGTCGACATCGAAGGAGGAAAAGTCCAAAGGAGAAGAGGAAATGGAGTCAAAGAGGTTCTGATGATTTAGTTTCAGAGGATTCAGAGTATTTTACCAGAAGACACAAGCGGAAGGGTAGGAGGGCAGCTTCACCATCTATTTCGGATATTAGCAGCTCAGAGGATTCCTTCCTGCGTTGGCAAACAAAAAGAGGTACGGAAGAAGATCAGGAGACACCATTGTTAAGAAGATGACTAGTCTTTCTGGGGAAGGTCAATGACATGTCCTTAGTTTCTGGTCATTTTGTTGTGATGTAAATTTGAATGTTTTGTGCTTTGATCTACCGTCTTTCTTGTCTCCTACTTGATTTTTCTAGTTAAGAATTTGGGTAGTTGCTTGTGTATAAAAATTGCAAAGATTCTCTTATTAGTCTTACTCTCTTGTATCTTCTTCCATTCCCCTTAAAAGGTGAGCTGTGAAGTAGTTAACCAGTTATTGGAAAATAATGTCCAAATCTTCATTGTGCCATTATGATCTAAACATTGATTctatattttcttctcattaatatttatttatttattattattattattattatttattttgtgatgaATAATTGTTGAATTATGCAGATAATGTGGTCGGATATATAGTTGAATTCCTTggtagaaacaaaaaaaatatatattattattcgaATTTACAAAGCAGTAGTAAAGGTTATTAacctttattttgtttgtttgtttgtttgtttgtggcGGAGCATTCTTCAACcattctatattatattattgtatttgtagCAAAGCTAGGAATGGTGTGTGTGTGCGGGGTTTGAGCATTGCTGATGGCTGATGGCTGATGGCTGATGAATTTTGGCTTTGGGGCTCTGCCAGCTTAATCTCATTCTGTGCGGTCTACACAGGCATATAGCAAAATTTCCTTTCCTTGTAAAGAAACTCTGAAACTTTCTTGAGTTTTGAGCAATAAGATGTTGAAAATTGATTTCGGACTGATGGGGGgcaataagaaattatttttgataaaaccCTTTTAGTTAGTTGCTGGCaactatttataattttattaaataataaaattatttttctgtatttgcattattattattattattatgtaccATACCCCTTTATCCTTAACGATTAGTGGCCTAGGGACAAAAATTTACGAGATTCGCAtcataatattttgtatttaatctaaaattatCTGAATTCTAAGTGGAATAATTCTCTCAAATTATATTCGCAAGGATTTCAATTATACAAAGATGGTGCATATTTAAGAAGTTCTAATCATAATCTTTTCAAAggtaaattataagaaaaactttatgataaatttttaacttttataattCACCAACTGAACAATatatcttttgctttcttttagttctatttgttttttttttttttaaccagaATCTATAATTGAAACAAACTTACGATTGCGAAATTAGCTATTCATTATGTATTCAAGAACACCCAGCATTCAATTACTTTCTTACTAAATTACCCAATTTTTCACAAATCAGACCCGCAAGATTGGCAACATTGTTGATGTCATTCCCCAATCTAATTCCAGATAAACTTAAAAGGACATTTGTTGAATGTATTATTTGATTTCAACTCAAATCTTCCAAGAGGTGGTATGTAATGATGCTGCACTACAAAATCAGTCATAACCTCATTCTATATGaacaaattaagagagaaaCAATTTAGAGCCTTGACGAAGGGAATACTCTCGGGTCCATAATTACTCTAATGCCCCGAGCATACAACCATTGACAGCAATGTCACGTGTCCGCTAAAGAGGTACTTCACCGACGTTATCTTGCTTGGGTCTAGGGGGGACACATGACAGATATGTATCACCACGCTTGTTGGCTTGATGCTCGGCAAGGAAGTCTTCGAGTTCCTTGGGATCAGCCATCCCGCCGAGGATCATGGAGACAGGAGCTATCCTAACCTCTTCGGAGGCGGTTACGATTATGGAATCCTTATCAATAAGATTTCAAGAAGAGCGGGATAGAGATCCCGAAAATCTCTCCAAGATCCTTATCTCAGCACaaggataaaagaaaatgaacgTGAGGAGTTAAGGGATCGAACTTTTGATTTCACAAGCATAGGGAATAATTCTGAGATTCTTAGTCTGGTAATTTGACTTGATCGTCAGAGATAAAtcgggggagcaagtccccgtcTCCACTGCAAGTATTCTGGAAGAGACAAAAGAGGGTGATCGGCCACCGCATCATAAATTGgagcccaccgtggggccgaggcattttcttttctatctttctAGAATAACTTGTTGTGACGACTCTAGCAAATCCTCTTTGTTTCGATGGTAATGAGGAGGCAGCAGTCTCGAGCTGCTGGAGTTAACCCCGCTCTAGAGCCGAGCTAGCAAAACCCTCTAAAGAGTCTGCCGGGGAGAGACCGTAGTCCAGAGGGTCCTCCTCCCCTGCCAGATTGGATCGCGCTCTTGGAAAATCAGGTCCAGCGATTGACGGAGTTGCTTACTGGCTTCTTGGATCGCTAGCACCAGCAAGCTTAGCATTCTTGAGCAGAGGAAAGGCAAGAACCCCCTAAGGAGGAAGAGTCCTATCCGCGGCAGGCGGATCCTCGAAGGCCTGGCCAAGATGACAGATGCGGTAAGGTGGCCAAATCTTCTGACATATCGTATGTGCAGTAGCGACAAGAGAGAAGGTTACGTCAGTTGGAAGAAGAGATTGCAGCCTTGAAGCCGAATGTAGGTGAGACTCAAGGGACAATAGTGAATCAGCCCCTCAGTCTAGAGATCATGGCTGCCATACCGCCGGAGCGTCTTCGCATTCTGGCCATTAAGCCCTATGTGGGGACCACCGACCCAATGGATCACCTCAATCTTTTTACCTCTCATATGATGGTGCAGAATGCCTCTGACACAATGTGGTATAGAGTCTTCTTGGCGACCTTGGAAGGACACGCGCATGCCTGGTATTCAAACCTGGCCCATCACTCCATAACAAGTTTTGCGCAGCCTCAAGGTAGTTTTCTGGCGCACTTCGCACCTCTCCAGAGGCATCGAAGGTCCACTATGGCCCTTGTTAGTTTGAAACAGAACCAGGGAGAACCTTTGAAAGACTTCGTTTCGCGCTTTAATATGGAAGCTTTGAGCATTGAGAACTTTGATCATAGTGTagctatggtggcattccagaatGCCTTAAGGCCCGATCCTTTTGCCCAGTCGCTAGCCAAAACTCCCCCGATCACGTTCACGGACATCTTAGGCCCTGCTATGAAGTACATAAATGTCGAAGAAGTTATGCAAGCAAAGAAGGCAGAGCACgcagagaagaaggagaaaaataaacacCCAGAAGAGAGGAAAAACGAGGACCGAAAGGAAAAGCATCGTCCTCGGTGGGACTCGAGTGGTTTTACCCCTCTGAATACCCCAAGAGCGAAGATCCTTGCCACTATTGAAGGCAAGGATTATCTGAAGAAGTCTCGACTGATGAAAGTACTGTTTGATAAAAGGAACCGGAATAAGTACTGTCGTTTCCATCGGGATCATGCCATGATACGGAAGAATGTCACTAATTAAAAGAGGAGATCCAAGAGTTAATCAATCAAGGTTTCCTGAGGAATTACGTAGCCAAGGAAAGTGATTCTCTAAGAAGGAAAGACAGACGATCGTGGTCACAGAGTCCCCCAAGGAGGGACCAGGCGAATGACCGAGATCATACTCGGCATTCGCCTCAGAGGAAGAGATCGCAGTGGGTGGAAGGTGATCATCCCCAGCCTCCAGTGTTCCACACGCTTGCCATAGGGTAAGTTCCAGTAGCGAAGGGTGAAGAAGGTGTTAGTAGTCGAGCCGGGGGGCTGAAAAGGTCAAGGTGTGTTGAGCTGATCTCTTTTTCAAATAGCGACCTCCTAGGGTACCCGAATCGAAATGACCCACTTGTAACAACAGTCGGGCTCGGAAAGTGAGAGCTTCGACGGATCCTCATGGACCCAGGAAgttcttcaaaaattttgtaTAGACAGACCTTCTTGGGCATGGGGTATGAAATGGAATAGTTGAGGCCAGCGAGGGTTCCTTTGGTGGGATTTGACGGGGAGGCTGTATATTCAGAAGGGATCATTCAACTTCCGCTAATTGTGGGGAAAGACTCCCGAACCTCTCAAGTCATCCTGGATATCCTGGTGAGAAATGTACCTGCGGCCTATAACATGATCCTCGGAAGATCGGGCCTCAACGCCTTTCGGGCTATTCCTAGCACATATCATATTATGATAAAGTTTCCTATGGCCAACGGAATAGGCGAGGAGCGAGGAGATTTGCGCTCAGCCCGCGAATGTTATATGGCTTCCATAGGCATAGCAAGGGATGTAGGGGCAAGAGAAGTAGCGTTGCAAGAAGAAGCTCTGGGTCCCTGAAGGGACTCCCGAGGAAGGAAGGGAGAAAGTCCCCCAAAGGAGATCAGTTTTCTGTTGGAAGGGTCAGAGGATCCGAAAATATAAGCAGAGCTGGTGGACAAATTGGAAGAAGTACCCTTGAAGGAAGGTTGCCCAGATCGTTGTATAAAGATGAGTGCGGAGTTAAAAGACCCATCGAGGGGTCAGATATTGGCACTCCTTCGGCAGTATGCAGACATTTTCGCATGGACTGCCCAAGACATGCCGGGAGTAGATCCAGAAGGTATGACGCACAAATTAGGAATACGATCGGGCTTCCGACCTGTTAAACAAAAGAAGCGGAGCTTCGCCCCCGATAGAGCTCGAGCAATTGAGGCAAAAGTTGCAAAGTTAGTGGAGGCACAATATATTCGAGAAGTCGATTATCCGGAATGGTTAGTGAATGTCGTATTGGTACCTAAAGGGGAGAGCAAGTGGAGGTTTTGTATTGATTTTACGGATGTCAACAAAGCCTGCCCGAAGGATAGCTACCCTCTTCCAAGAATTGATGCCTTGATTGATAAGATTGCCGGATGTTTGCTTAtgagtttcatggatgcctttCAAGGGTATCACTAGATTCCATTGCACccggaggatcaggagaagatgACATTCATCACCAATACGGCAACCTACTATTACACAGTGATGCCCTTTAGTTTGAAGAATGCAGGAGCCACTTATCAACGATTGGTGAATAAGCTTTTTCAACATCAGCTCGGGCGGAATCTGAAAGCTTACGTAGATGACATGCTGGTGAAAAGCCTTGTTGCTGAGTATCATCCAAAAGATTTGAAAGagtgcttcaaaacccttcgtaagtttcatgtaaagcttaatcctgtcaaatgtgcttttggcGTCTCTGCAAGAAAGTTCTTGGGTTTCATAGTGCACCACCGAGGGATTGAGGTAAACCCGGTGAAGGTTAAAGCCATTATGGACATGCCGACCCTAAGGAATGTCAAGGAAGTACAAAGTCTTACGAGAATAATGACAGCCTTAGGGAGATTCCTCTCTCGCTTGGCAGAAAAGGGCCTTCCCTTCTATAAAGTCCTATCAAAGGcaaaaaatttcatatggaATGCTGAATGTCAGGAAGCTTTTGATAAGCTGAAGGAGCATCTAGCCACGCCTCCGATTCTCACGAAGCCGAAGCCAGGAGAACCTTTATACATCTATTTGGCGATAGCCGAGGAAGCCGTGAGTTCAGTGCTGGTGCGAGAGAAAGATAAGAGGCAGAGTCCTGTTTACTATGCTAGTAAGCGGTTAACAGGAGCGAAGGTCCGGTATCCTCCCATGGAAAAGCTAGCTTTTGCTTTAATAGCTCGGCAAGGAAGCTTCggccctattttcaagctcatacgattatTATGCTTACTAACCAACTAACCTTTGAAGCAAGTCCCTAGTAAACCAGAACTCTCGGGGAGAATGCTGAAATGGGCAATGGACCTTACAGCTTTTGACATTGAGTACAGGTCACGACCGGCTATTAAAGCTCAAGCATTGGCTTCATCGCCAAAAGGATAAGGTCTTCAGAAGCTTTGGAAGAAGATCAGAGGCTGTGGATAGTGGCTGTAGATGGGAGCTCAACCTCGGGTGGCGGTGAAGTAGGATTAATGATCAAAAGTCCTGATGGGCAGACATGGCCCTATACTTTGCATTTCGAGTTCTGAGCATCTAACAATGAGGCGGAGTACGAGGCTTTGCTGGCAGGATTGAGATTAGCCAAACAATTGGGAGCTCAAGGAGTCGAGGTGAGTTCGGACTCTAACCTGGTAGTGCAGCAAGTGAATGGAGACTATGAGGCTCGGGAAGCCCACATGGCAAGATACCTAGCCATGGTCAGAGACTTAATTGCATGGTTCCAATATGTAAATGTGGAGTTTGTCCCTCGGGCCATGAATACAGAGGCAGATCTATTGTCTCGGATTGCCTCTTCCTCTTTTCCTACAAGCTCTCGAGAAATCCGGATCGAGTCCCTGCcacaaaagagtatcgaagaagTCGCCGATCAATTGTGTGTAAATGACGAGCCTAGTTGGATGGATCCTTTGTTGTTGTACTTAAGAGAGGAGAAACTCCCTGAGGATGACTCGGAAGCTCAGGAAGTTAGAAGGAAGGTCCGAAGCTTCGTGCTGGTTAACAGGGAGCTTTATAGGAGATCATTCTCATAGCCGTTGCCCAAGTGCATCAGGCCTTGTGAAGCAGAATATATCCTAAGGAAATTCATGAAAGTATATGATGAAGTCATATCGGAGCTCGAACCCTCAGCCAAAAAGCTTCGGCATGGGTACTATTGGCCAACGATGGTAAAGGATTCAAAGTAGCTAGTCAGGACTTGCAACAGATGCCAGCGAACCTCCAACTTGGTTCATGTGCCGACGGTCACCCTAGTTCATCTGGTTACGCCTTGCCCCTTTGCTCAATGTGGTATCGACATCTTGGGGCCTTTTCCCCCAGCTGCTGGGCAGGTTAAGTATATCATAGCTGCCATTGTTTATTTCACAAAGTGAGTCGAAGTTGAAGCAGTGGTTTTCATCACCATTCGGCGGGTGAAACAATTTATGTGGAAGAATGTGATATGTCGCTTTGGGATTCCTCGAGTACTAATATCTGATAACGGCACTCAGTTCACTGACCAATCTGTCCAAGAATGGTGCCAGGAATTGGGAATAAGGTAGCAATTCACTTCGGTAGCCCATCCACAAGCCAACGAACAAATTGAACTCGCCAACAGAACTTTGCTGCATGGTCTAAAAGCACGAGTGGATAAGGCAGACGACAGCTAGGTGGAAGAACTGCCACAAATCATATGGTCTTACCGGACCACTGTGAAGGTATCTACGGGAGAAACCCCTTTCAGCTTATGCTACGGTTCAGAAGTATTAATCCCAGTTGAAATAGGAGTACCTACGCTAAGGGTGGAGCTCTTTAGCACAGAATCCAACGAGTAGAGTCTAAGGGATAACTTagatctccttgatgaacttCATGATCAAGCAAAGATTCAGCAAGCTGCCTACAATCAACGTATAGAAAAATACTACAATTGAAGAGTAAGGGCACGAAATTTTCTTCATGGAGATTGGATATTACGACGAGCAGATGTTCGGAGGGCTCGAGAAGCGAATAAGCTAACACTGAATTGGGAAGGTCCATTCAAGGTAGCGGAAGTTCTCAGCCCTGGTGCTTACAAACTCCAGACCCCCGAAGGCACACTAGTTAAAAATGCTTGCAACGTGcagaatttaaagaaattctatcagtaatgttttctttattatgattttcataTGTTACTCTGAAATAAAcatattctttctctctcctatcAGTAAAGGCTCTTCGTCTCAAAAGACCCAGGGGACCACCCTTGATTAAAAATAAGCCTAATATTGGGGGGGCCCAAACCCTCGACAAAAGGCAaaaggatcaaatgtgatccgCAAAAACAAAGGGATCAGATATGATTCGCGGGAGGTCCGAACcctcaacaaaaataaaaggatcagatgtgatcctcggggggcccaaACCCTCAGCAAAAACAGagggatcagatgtgatcctcggggggcccaaCCCTTGGCAAGAGCAAACTAGGGGGTTTATAGTAAGTAAGGGAAATTGGGCCCGAGCCCTCGGCAAAAACAgagggatcagatatgatctTTGGGGGGCCCAAACCCCTTGAAACAAATTCAAGTTCTTCGACAAGCAAGCAAAGTCGACAAAAACGAAAGGATCAGACCTGATCCCTAAGGGGTTTATAGTCCTCGGCAAAAACAGAGGGATTAGATGTGATCTTCGGGGGGGCCAACCCTTGGCAAGAGCAAACTAGGGGGTTTATAGTAAGTAAGGGAAATTGGGCCCAAGCCCTCGGCAAAAACAgagggatcagatatgatctTTGCGGGGCCCAAACCCCTTGAAACAAATTCAAGTTCTTCGATAAGCAAGCAAAGTCGACAAAAACGAAAGGATCAGACCTGATCCCTAAGGGGTTTATAGTCCTCGGCAAAAACAAagggatcagatgtgatcctcggggggcccaaCCCTTGGCAAGAGAAAACTAAGGGGTTTATAGTAAGTAAgggaaattaaattaacaaagaaacaattaaagaaaatttccaAAAGTCAGGCAAAAGaaggttaaaattttattataaagaCAAATCTTCAGTACAAAGGCATCTACTTTAAAGAAGATAAAGCAGTAGTGACATTGAGAGGGATGGAGTCCACGTCTAGGTTCGGGAAGCGTTCCTTCGTAAGCTTCTTCATATGTTCAAACCCATCCCGAAGAACTCCTTCCAACTTCGCAGCATAGGCTTCAGAGCTTCAAAAATCCTCACGACCATTCTGAAAGGCCACGCGGGCATCCTTAAATGCAGATTGGAGTTGGGTATGAGTAGTGCGAAGGTCTTCCTTGCACCGAGAATAGGGCTCTAACGTCTCGACTTATCCCTTCTTGGCCTCCTTTAACTTTAAAGTGAGTTTCTTTATATTATCTTTAAGCAGGTCGTTTGCACCTGTCATAGCGTCCAGTTCCTCCCCGAGTCTGGAGTTAACTTGATTGGCTTCTAGCATATTTCTTTGAGCCAACTCCAGATCCTTGCGAGCTTGAGCTTCAGCCTCGTTGGCGAGTTTTGCTTCTTCTTGCGCCAGCTCGACCGATTTGGTGAATATATACTCTATGCTCAAGTTCTGCTAGTTTTGAAGAAAGCGACTCGAGCCCTCGAAGCCGCTCAACCTCGGACTCTAAAGAAATAATGCGGGTTCGAAATCCTAACTCGCGCTATACGATTAAATCTTGAAAAC
This genomic stretch from Diospyros lotus cultivar Yz01 chromosome 1, ASM1463336v1, whole genome shotgun sequence harbors:
- the LOC127806571 gene encoding uncharacterized protein LOC127806571 is translated as MAAIPPERLRILAIKPYVGTTDPMDHLNLFTSHMMVQNASDTMWYRVFLATLEGHAHAWYSNLAHHSITSFAQPQGSFLAHFAPLQRHRRSTMALVSLKQNQGEPLKDFVSRFNMEALSIENFDHSVAMVAFQNALRPDPFAQSLAKTPPITFTDILGPAMKYINVEEVMQAKKAEHAEKKEKNKHPEERKNEDRKEKHRPRWDSSGFTPLNTPRAKILATIEGKDYLKKSRLMKVLFDKRNRNKYCRFHRDHAMIRKNVTN
- the LOC127806493 gene encoding CAX-interacting protein 4-like: MPATAGRVRMPANNRVHSSAALQTHGIWQNAIGYDPYAPNKVKGSNKNSQDKSSNKGMEAVTAYASFQGLLALARINGSNANEARGACKKCGRVGHLTFQCRNFLSTVKDDIKEKDPDAFEAAVLSGLDKVKGNCGEAKGGRNAFERLEEKSSEEEKDSESSDSDCDSEIERAIAEKNGKNVRSELRDLRQKKEDFDESPDEDVQCRHRRRKSPKEKRKWSQRGSDDLVSEDSEYFTRRHKRKGRRAASPSISDISSSEDSFLRWQTKRGTEEDQETPLLRR